One Edaphobacter flagellatus genomic region harbors:
- a CDS encoding isocitrate lyase/PEP mutase family protein, whose translation MSTNPSISARRAAFRTLHESGFFVLPNPWDAGTARYLRSLGFKALATTSAGLAFTQGLPDADWAIPRDAALEHIRSIVAAVDLPINADFESGYGHTPDEVAANVRLCASTGVAGLSIEDATGNPSEPLYTLPLAVERIRAAREALAGTGVLLTARAECFLVHCDDPLRESIRRLTAYAEAGADVLYAPGASSRAEVEAIVAAVHPKPVNILVGSSSGLSLTELAAIGVRRASVGSALARAAWTGFIQAARLIARNNSLEGLHNTVPYSELNDFFRKDYAQRAIEEDQSRS comes from the coding sequence ATGAGCACCAACCCGAGCATTTCAGCCCGCCGCGCTGCCTTCCGGACTCTCCATGAATCCGGCTTCTTTGTCCTGCCCAATCCCTGGGACGCTGGAACCGCCCGCTACCTGCGCTCGCTCGGCTTCAAAGCCCTCGCCACCACCAGCGCCGGCCTCGCCTTCACTCAGGGACTCCCCGACGCCGACTGGGCAATCCCGCGCGACGCAGCGCTCGAGCACATCCGCTCCATCGTCGCCGCCGTCGACCTGCCCATCAACGCCGACTTCGAATCCGGCTACGGACACACGCCCGATGAAGTCGCCGCCAACGTCCGCCTCTGCGCCTCCACCGGCGTCGCCGGCCTTTCCATCGAAGACGCAACCGGCAACCCGTCCGAACCGCTCTACACGCTTCCACTCGCCGTCGAACGCATCCGCGCCGCCCGCGAAGCACTCGCCGGAACCGGCGTCCTGCTCACCGCACGCGCCGAATGCTTCCTCGTCCACTGTGACGACCCGCTGCGTGAATCCATCCGCCGCCTCACCGCCTACGCCGAAGCCGGAGCCGACGTCCTCTACGCGCCCGGAGCCTCCTCGCGCGCCGAGGTCGAAGCCATTGTCGCCGCCGTCCACCCCAAACCGGTGAACATCCTCGTGGGATCGAGCAGCGGCCTCTCGCTCACCGAACTCGCTGCCATCGGCGTCCGCCGAGCCAGCGTAGGCTCTGCGCTCGCCCGCGCCGCATGGACCGGCTTCATCCAGGCCGCCCGCCTCATCGCCCGCAACAACTCGCTCGAAGGACTCCACAACACCGTCCCCTACTCTGAGCTGAACGACTTCTTCCGCAAGGACTACGCACAACGCGCCATCGAGGAAGATCAGTCTAGATCCTGA
- a CDS encoding LysR substrate-binding domain-containing protein yields MDRDLELRHLRYFVAVAEELHFGRAAQRLHLAQPPLSQQIRKLEEILGYPLFLRTSRAVRLTAAGEIFLERARRTLRNVHEDIEEARSIGRGDEGSLRVGFIGSGMLTALPAMLGRYRQLYPRVQLLLSESYTAGIAAALTRGALDAGFLRDGGPIEGLHTEPLFTEPFVAVLPSTHRLAGKATISPADLRDEPFVYFTPSAGRRAYEKPLSIFEAHGFRPNVVQEAPQWLTILRLVGAGLGVSVGPACTRQLALPNIACPGLRGARVTSDIELAYRTGEDRPVVATFAQVARSSFAAETKPHPTKRKTA; encoded by the coding sequence ATGGATCGCGACCTCGAGCTGCGTCACCTCCGCTACTTCGTCGCCGTCGCCGAAGAGCTGCACTTCGGCCGCGCCGCCCAGCGCCTGCATCTCGCTCAGCCTCCGCTCTCGCAGCAGATCCGCAAGCTCGAAGAGATCCTCGGCTACCCGCTCTTCCTCCGCACCTCGCGTGCCGTCCGCCTCACCGCCGCCGGAGAAATCTTCCTCGAACGCGCCCGCCGCACCCTGCGCAATGTCCACGAAGACATAGAAGAGGCCCGCTCCATCGGACGCGGCGATGAAGGCTCCCTCCGCGTCGGCTTCATCGGCTCCGGCATGCTCACCGCGCTGCCCGCCATGCTCGGGCGCTACCGACAGCTCTACCCGCGCGTGCAGCTTCTGCTCTCGGAGTCCTACACCGCAGGCATCGCCGCCGCACTCACCCGCGGCGCGCTCGATGCAGGCTTCCTCCGCGACGGCGGCCCCATCGAAGGCCTCCACACCGAACCGCTCTTCACGGAGCCCTTCGTCGCCGTGCTGCCCTCCACTCACCGGCTCGCCGGCAAAGCCACCATCTCTCCCGCCGACCTGCGCGACGAACCCTTCGTCTACTTCACCCCGTCCGCCGGACGCCGCGCCTACGAGAAGCCGCTCTCCATCTTCGAGGCCCACGGCTTCCGTCCCAACGTCGTGCAGGAAGCCCCGCAGTGGCTCACCATTCTCCGCCTCGTCGGCGCAGGACTAGGCGTCTCCGTCGGCCCCGCCTGCACCCGCCAGCTCGCCCTGCCCAACATCGCCTGCCCCGGCCTGCGCGGAGCCCGTGTCACCAGCGACATCGAGCTCGCCTACCGCACAGGAGAAGACCGCCCCGTAGTAGCCACCTTCGCTCAGGTAGCCCGCAGCAGCTTCGCCGCCGAAACAAAACCCCACCCCACCAAACGCAAAACGGCATAA
- a CDS encoding GNAT family N-acetyltransferase, protein MSSTFALADLPSNGNPMPEPTIKLRSYRGGDAEAFRLLNEAWIEKYFGLEDADRKILNDPEGYVLAKGGHIFFATAAGAPIGCCGLMPIAPGEYEVVKMAVAEEWQGRGIGRRVLEYTVEQARALGAKRLYLETNNTLKNAVHLYEALGFQHLPPKQSPYVRANVFMEMWF, encoded by the coding sequence ATGTCCTCGACCTTTGCTCTGGCTGATCTGCCATCCAACGGGAATCCGATGCCTGAACCCACGATCAAACTGCGCTCGTACCGCGGAGGCGATGCGGAGGCGTTTCGCCTGCTGAACGAGGCGTGGATCGAGAAGTACTTCGGCCTGGAAGATGCCGACCGCAAGATACTGAACGACCCGGAAGGTTATGTGCTGGCGAAGGGTGGGCACATCTTCTTCGCGACGGCCGCCGGTGCTCCGATTGGCTGTTGCGGGCTGATGCCGATTGCGCCCGGCGAGTACGAAGTGGTGAAGATGGCGGTGGCGGAGGAGTGGCAGGGCCGCGGTATCGGCAGGCGCGTGCTCGAATACACCGTGGAGCAGGCGCGCGCGCTGGGTGCGAAGCGGCTGTACCTGGAGACGAACAATACGTTGAAGAACGCGGTTCATCTGTACGAGGCGCTGGGTTTCCAGCACCTGCCGCCGAAGCAGTCGCCGTATGTGCGGGCGAATGTGTTTATGGAGATGTGGTTTTAG
- a CDS encoding DUF2251 domain-containing protein, whose amino-acid sequence MQSLTFTPGAAFLSADSTTPPWTVVFEDEGVVGYFYACDRTSTTHENSILDAMLIYNVSALNRSDEELKRPTPERIAAVEWSRDGLRAVLYLDGIPQALYDFGTRAGYCRMNFPNFMEEKGDTWRKSTHAWSEDAIRRFEAELYGMETESQTGSQETNS is encoded by the coding sequence ATGCAGTCGCTCACGTTTACTCCCGGTGCCGCCTTTCTCTCCGCCGACTCCACCACGCCTCCCTGGACCGTCGTCTTCGAGGACGAGGGTGTCGTCGGATACTTCTACGCCTGTGACCGCACCAGCACCACGCACGAGAACTCCATCCTCGACGCCATGCTCATCTACAACGTCTCCGCCCTCAACCGCAGCGACGAAGAGCTCAAGCGCCCCACACCCGAGCGCATCGCCGCCGTCGAGTGGTCCCGCGACGGCCTCCGCGCCGTGCTCTACCTCGACGGCATCCCGCAGGCCCTCTACGACTTCGGCACCCGCGCCGGCTACTGCCGCATGAACTTCCCCAACTTCATGGAAGAGAAGGGCGACACTTGGCGCAAGTCCACCCACGCCTGGTCCGAAGATGCCATCCGCCGCTTCGAAGCCGAGTTGTACGGCATGGAAACCGAATCACAGACCGGCTCGCAGGAAACCAACAGCTAG
- a CDS encoding L,D-transpeptidase family protein — protein MLKLSPRTAGAVCVVALLLSVGGCRKPRKTTSAPNTTDYSDNIKPLVESTQLSFLRWPNITDYQPLVKTFYEDRNYEIAWTRDGRPTAAAKGFIVAFAAADLKGLNPEDYDGTRWMASVASLNGKPSEDTVAQFDVAMTVCVMRFISDLRIGRVNPQHFNFDINVAQKKYNLAEFVSDNAVDVTDVPKLLRAVEPDSDLYRRTERALALYIDLEKKQLDQNADPLPAVAKTLSPGDAYTAAPELAERLALEHDLDADTDDAGELQPKVYTQRLSDAVKNYQQRHGLTDDGKLTQQTVDSLNVPMSDRVRQLDYTLERFRWLPEPYVNPRLMVNLPEFVLRGYTPEHTLDFTMRVVVGQVMGEHQTPVFAHMMKYIIFRPYWNVPVDIARKELVPHMTVTKGYLESKNYEVVNSKGQLVPNYTVKQVEQGGLMVREKPGPKNSLGLVKFMFPNQYDVYLHSTPAVGLFSRTRRDFSHGCVRVQKPEELAAWLLDGQKDKDGEDWDIDKVHEAMTEGDDNHQVNLKTPVPIVIFYMTAEVEEDGTVHFFNDIYGYDAAMQKVLEKGPPYPVKPEPVVPKTKPGDTA, from the coding sequence ATGTTGAAGCTTTCTCCCCGTACTGCGGGGGCTGTGTGTGTGGTTGCTCTGCTTTTGTCCGTTGGAGGATGCAGGAAGCCGCGTAAGACGACGTCGGCCCCGAACACGACGGACTACTCGGACAACATCAAGCCGCTGGTCGAATCGACGCAGCTCTCGTTTCTGCGCTGGCCGAATATTACGGATTACCAGCCGCTTGTGAAGACGTTCTACGAAGATCGCAACTACGAGATTGCATGGACGCGCGATGGCCGGCCGACGGCAGCAGCCAAGGGGTTTATCGTGGCGTTTGCCGCGGCCGATCTGAAGGGGCTGAATCCGGAGGACTACGATGGCACGCGCTGGATGGCGAGCGTAGCGAGCCTCAACGGGAAACCAAGCGAAGACACGGTTGCGCAGTTCGATGTGGCGATGACGGTGTGCGTGATGCGGTTTATCTCGGACCTGCGCATCGGGCGGGTGAATCCGCAGCACTTTAACTTCGACATCAATGTGGCGCAGAAGAAATACAACCTGGCCGAGTTTGTTTCGGACAATGCGGTGGATGTGACCGATGTGCCGAAGCTGCTCCGGGCGGTTGAGCCGGATTCCGATCTTTATCGCCGTACGGAGCGGGCGCTGGCGCTTTATATCGATCTCGAAAAGAAGCAGCTCGACCAGAATGCCGATCCGTTGCCTGCGGTGGCAAAGACGCTGTCGCCGGGCGATGCGTATACGGCAGCTCCAGAGCTGGCAGAGCGGCTTGCGCTGGAGCATGACCTCGATGCCGATACCGACGATGCGGGCGAGTTGCAGCCGAAGGTCTATACGCAGCGGCTTTCGGACGCGGTGAAGAACTATCAGCAGCGTCATGGCCTGACGGATGACGGCAAGCTGACGCAGCAGACGGTCGATTCACTGAACGTGCCGATGAGCGATCGGGTGCGTCAGCTTGATTACACGCTCGAGCGCTTTCGCTGGTTGCCGGAGCCTTACGTGAATCCACGGCTGATGGTGAACCTGCCGGAGTTTGTGCTGCGCGGCTACACGCCGGAGCATACGCTCGACTTCACGATGCGCGTCGTCGTGGGGCAGGTGATGGGCGAGCATCAGACGCCGGTCTTCGCGCACATGATGAAGTACATCATCTTTCGGCCGTACTGGAACGTGCCGGTGGATATCGCGCGCAAGGAGCTGGTGCCGCATATGACGGTCACCAAAGGGTATCTGGAATCGAAGAACTATGAAGTGGTGAACTCCAAGGGCCAGCTTGTGCCGAACTATACGGTGAAGCAGGTGGAGCAGGGCGGCCTGATGGTGCGCGAGAAGCCGGGGCCGAAGAACTCGCTGGGGCTGGTGAAGTTTATGTTTCCCAACCAGTACGACGTGTACCTGCACTCGACGCCTGCGGTGGGCCTGTTCAGCCGCACGCGCAGGGACTTTTCGCATGGGTGTGTGCGGGTGCAGAAGCCGGAAGAGCTGGCCGCCTGGCTGCTCGACGGGCAGAAGGACAAGGACGGCGAAGACTGGGATATCGACAAGGTGCATGAGGCAATGACGGAGGGCGACGACAATCACCAGGTAAACCTGAAGACGCCGGTGCCGATCGTGATCTTCTACATGACGGCTGAGGTGGAAGAGGATGGAACGGTCCACTTCTTCAACGACATCTATGGCTACGACGCCGCGATGCAGAAGGTGCTGGAGAAAGGGCCGCCGTATCCGGTGAAGCCTGAGCCCGTAGTGCCGAAGACAAAACCCGGCGACACGGCTTAG
- a CDS encoding YdeI/OmpD-associated family protein has product MKADHFDPRVDAYINKSAAFAQPILEHLREVVHKALPDIEESIKWSMPFFTYKGQMFGNIAGFKQHCSFGLFGGAMKAWFKEQGIDSEGMGSLGKITSVKDLPANKVLIGYCKQAAKFIDDGTKTMTRPKKAARPAPETPAELAAALKKNKAAQKVWSDFSPSCQREYVDWITEAKREETKQKRVAQAVEQIAEGKQRNWKYQNC; this is encoded by the coding sequence ATGAAAGCCGATCACTTCGATCCCCGCGTCGACGCCTACATCAATAAGTCCGCTGCTTTCGCACAGCCTATCCTTGAGCATCTGCGCGAGGTGGTGCACAAGGCCCTGCCCGATATTGAAGAAAGTATCAAGTGGTCGATGCCCTTCTTCACCTACAAGGGGCAGATGTTCGGCAATATCGCGGGTTTCAAGCAGCATTGCAGCTTTGGGCTGTTTGGCGGTGCGATGAAGGCATGGTTCAAGGAGCAGGGGATCGACAGCGAAGGCATGGGCTCGCTGGGCAAAATCACCAGCGTCAAGGATCTGCCTGCGAACAAGGTGTTGATCGGCTACTGCAAGCAGGCGGCGAAGTTTATCGACGATGGCACGAAGACGATGACGCGGCCGAAGAAGGCGGCGCGTCCGGCGCCGGAGACTCCGGCTGAACTGGCGGCTGCGCTGAAGAAGAATAAAGCCGCGCAGAAGGTATGGAGTGACTTCAGCCCGAGCTGCCAGCGGGAGTATGTGGACTGGATTACTGAGGCCAAACGCGAGGAGACAAAGCAGAAACGCGTGGCGCAGGCCGTCGAGCAGATTGCCGAGGGCAAGCAGCGGAACTGGAAGTATCAGAATTGCTAG
- a CDS encoding glycosyl hydrolase family 18 protein, producing MKLKMLALLVCGLTTVPSAVSQTAPTFAQQAGSHSYTLAGADPARGGTTSIPTVIVPVRLAFATKKIAGKPYTLDAATDVPALLRSPIFSRFNFKAAGTTQYADALLRTTFPNAKDWHTLLGKPTVKPITVTVPAGFGYVLTSKSEGATAAIVDIEFLQKEIFKQLPKQDGALVFAVTRNTAFYAMGDATVCCSWGTHGVDRASGNSFVLASYLSHAPTVIADKDVQPLTQQLAEFINDPLFDPLYQHELYEQHLNPASAPGNLVSWMRPDAMQPGDGGRCGGNRVASTYFQLQPTDTNPKNNFPASKPFAVGTYHVQNVALMPWYAGASGSFGSTFSFPDAQALTEQAKPCPERRAGAVPPAPAQPTAEPFLPTATPNGHKLIGYWAGYGAASSTFSLRDVSPQWDYILVAFAIPDKNAPEGTMRFHPPTGMDDATFKSDVKFLQSKGKKVMISLGGGGQHFTLADPKRVPNYVDSVTKIVEEYGFDGIDIDFESPSLSIDSGDTDFRHPTTPSIVNLIDALRQLHNHFGSRFMISLVPEGTQIPAGYPSYGGQFGSYLAITYAIKDILTFIDVQDYNTPPLQGLDGEIYQPGTVDYHAAMTELLLHGFNIGGDPKHFFPPLPASQVAVGFLTGDTTSGIVDQAMDYIITGKAPKGTKYRLRNPKGYPEMIGAMFWTIDADRRLNYVFSNSVGPQLHGYPATK from the coding sequence ATGAAGCTCAAAATGCTCGCCTTGCTGGTATGCGGTCTGACCACCGTTCCCTCCGCGGTATCGCAGACCGCTCCAACCTTCGCGCAGCAGGCGGGCTCGCACTCCTACACCCTCGCCGGTGCCGACCCGGCCCGGGGAGGCACAACGTCGATCCCCACGGTGATCGTTCCGGTTCGGCTCGCGTTTGCGACGAAGAAGATCGCAGGCAAGCCTTACACGCTGGACGCGGCCACCGATGTGCCTGCGCTTCTGCGCTCGCCCATCTTCTCGCGCTTCAACTTCAAGGCGGCCGGCACCACGCAGTATGCCGATGCACTCCTGCGCACGACCTTTCCCAACGCGAAGGACTGGCACACGCTGCTTGGCAAGCCCACCGTCAAGCCCATCACCGTCACCGTGCCTGCGGGCTTCGGCTATGTGCTGACGTCGAAGAGCGAAGGCGCGACCGCGGCCATCGTCGACATTGAATTTCTGCAGAAGGAAATCTTCAAGCAGCTTCCGAAGCAGGACGGCGCGCTCGTCTTCGCCGTCACGCGCAACACTGCCTTCTACGCCATGGGCGATGCGACGGTCTGCTGCTCATGGGGAACGCACGGCGTCGACCGCGCTTCAGGCAATTCTTTCGTGCTCGCCAGCTACCTCAGCCACGCGCCCACCGTCATCGCCGACAAGGACGTCCAGCCGCTCACCCAGCAGCTCGCCGAATTCATCAACGACCCTCTCTTCGACCCGCTCTACCAGCATGAGCTCTACGAGCAGCACCTCAATCCCGCCTCCGCGCCCGGCAACCTCGTCAGTTGGATGCGTCCCGACGCCATGCAGCCCGGCGACGGCGGACGCTGCGGCGGCAACCGCGTCGCCTCCACCTACTTCCAGCTACAACCCACCGACACCAATCCGAAGAACAACTTCCCGGCATCGAAGCCCTTCGCCGTCGGGACATATCACGTGCAGAATGTGGCCTTGATGCCCTGGTACGCCGGTGCATCCGGCTCCTTCGGCAGCACCTTCAGCTTCCCCGACGCGCAGGCGCTCACCGAACAGGCTAAGCCTTGCCCCGAGCGCCGCGCCGGAGCCGTTCCTCCCGCGCCGGCCCAACCCACCGCCGAACCTTTCCTACCCACCGCCACTCCCAACGGGCATAAGCTGATCGGCTACTGGGCCGGCTACGGTGCCGCCTCCTCCACCTTCTCGCTGCGCGACGTCTCACCGCAGTGGGACTACATCCTCGTCGCCTTCGCCATCCCCGACAAGAACGCCCCCGAGGGCACCATGCGTTTCCATCCGCCCACCGGCATGGACGATGCCACCTTCAAATCCGACGTCAAGTTCCTCCAGAGCAAAGGCAAGAAGGTCATGATCTCGCTCGGCGGCGGAGGCCAGCACTTCACGCTCGCCGATCCCAAGCGCGTCCCGAACTACGTCGACTCCGTAACAAAGATTGTCGAAGAATATGGCTTCGACGGCATCGACATCGACTTCGAGAGCCCCTCACTCTCCATCGACTCAGGCGACACCGACTTCCGCCATCCGACAACGCCATCGATCGTCAATCTCATCGATGCGCTTCGCCAGCTTCACAACCACTTCGGTTCCAGGTTCATGATCTCGCTCGTCCCCGAAGGCACCCAGATCCCCGCGGGCTACCCAAGCTACGGCGGCCAGTTCGGCTCCTACCTCGCGATCACCTACGCAATTAAAGACATCCTCACCTTCATCGACGTGCAGGACTACAACACGCCTCCGCTGCAGGGTCTCGACGGCGAGATCTACCAGCCCGGCACCGTCGACTACCACGCCGCCATGACCGAGCTGCTGCTGCACGGCTTCAACATCGGCGGCGATCCAAAGCATTTCTTCCCGCCGTTGCCCGCAAGCCAGGTCGCTGTAGGCTTCCTCACCGGCGACACCACCTCCGGCATCGTCGACCAGGCGATGGACTATATCATCACCGGCAAAGCGCCAAAGGGAACGAAGTACCGGCTGCGCAATCCAAAGGGCTACCCGGAGATGATCGGAGCCATGTTCTGGACCATCGACGCCGACCGCCGCCTGAACTACGTCTTCTCAAACTCCGTCGGCCCACAGCTGCACGGATACCCTGCAACGAAGTAG
- a CDS encoding A/G-specific adenine glycosylase produces MQASNGLQAEQIEETEQSEPQQTLVELDPPAFRRKLMGWYRAHARELPWRGISDPYRTWISEVMLQQTRVEAVIDRYNEFLKRFPTLLALALASEEEVLAAWSGLGYYRRARMLHKAAQFIVKERGGVLPSTSSGLRTLPGIGEYTCAAIASIAFGESIAVVDGNVERVLLRLTGREDEGNAATRAFVQQQANALVPQRRMEGSSNAAGDHNQAMMELGATICLPRAPMCLNCPVYGMCRTRGEHVTPPRTAQRSQPAAYLLALRKRGVLTEVLLERRGDDLSLMAGMYELPPLPLDAVEDREPTLRLRHSITNTNYYVQVFALRGRKDTKLRRAVPAAKSDLHWVRTGRLGSVALTGLARKILQRLDIMQVKFPQLEEAHSPKKVSLPIDTQANKLKSVSRTGARK; encoded by the coding sequence ATGCAAGCATCCAACGGCCTCCAGGCAGAGCAGATAGAGGAGACAGAGCAGTCCGAGCCACAGCAGACGCTCGTGGAACTGGACCCGCCTGCTTTTCGCCGCAAGCTGATGGGCTGGTATCGCGCTCATGCGCGCGAGCTTCCCTGGCGCGGCATCAGCGATCCGTACCGCACGTGGATCTCTGAGGTGATGCTGCAGCAGACACGCGTTGAGGCGGTGATCGACCGCTATAACGAGTTCCTCAAGCGCTTTCCTACGCTGCTGGCGCTGGCGCTGGCTTCGGAAGAAGAGGTGCTGGCCGCGTGGTCGGGGCTGGGCTACTATCGCCGGGCGCGGATGCTGCACAAGGCCGCACAGTTCATTGTGAAGGAGCGCGGCGGGGTGCTGCCGAGCACGTCGAGCGGCCTGAGGACCCTGCCTGGCATCGGCGAATACACGTGCGCTGCGATTGCTTCGATTGCATTTGGTGAGAGTATCGCTGTAGTCGACGGCAACGTGGAGCGCGTGCTGTTGCGCCTGACCGGACGCGAAGACGAAGGTAATGCTGCGACACGAGCCTTTGTGCAGCAGCAGGCCAACGCGTTGGTGCCACAGCGCCGCATGGAGGGCAGCTCCAATGCAGCCGGTGACCACAACCAGGCGATGATGGAGCTGGGCGCGACCATCTGCCTGCCGCGTGCACCCATGTGTTTGAACTGCCCGGTGTACGGCATGTGCAGGACGCGCGGCGAACATGTGACTCCTCCGCGTACAGCACAGCGGAGTCAACCGGCTGCTTATCTGCTGGCGCTGCGGAAGCGCGGCGTCCTTACAGAAGTGCTGCTGGAGCGGCGCGGCGACGACCTGAGCCTGATGGCGGGCATGTATGAGCTGCCTCCGTTGCCGCTGGACGCGGTTGAGGATCGGGAGCCTACACTGCGTCTGCGCCACTCCATCACGAATACGAACTACTATGTGCAGGTCTTCGCGCTGCGTGGCCGCAAGGATACGAAGCTGCGTCGCGCTGTCCCTGCGGCGAAGAGCGATCTGCACTGGGTTCGCACCGGACGCCTCGGTTCGGTTGCGCTGACGGGCCTGGCCCGCAAGATTCTGCAGCGGCTCGACATCATGCAGGTGAAGTTCCCGCAGCTCGAAGAGGCCCACTCGCCGAAGAAGGTATCCCTGCCCATCGATACACAGGCGAATAAACTGAAGTCAGTCTCTCGTACAGGAGCACGCAAGTGA
- a CDS encoding M28 family peptidase, with the protein MKHLRLSILTLLAFSAIASAQVVPPAVKTAEASVDPEKIRAHVKFLADDLLEGRGPGTRGGELAAQYIATQFALYGLKPAGDNGTYLQQVNFVGTKTLGDKTHFSLVPDKPKDGGMHIMLHSYDLKYGDDYTVNNRKLTEVADIHAPIVFVGYGVIAPEFGWNDYAGIDVKGKVVLCIVGDPPSDDPKFFGGKALTYYGRWTYKFEEAARQGAIGALIIHRTDLASYGWEVVKNSNTSEKTYLRDNKDPQLEAASWITLDTAKQLFQAANMDLDAEMTAAGKKGFKAVPLPVSLDAHIEAKVRSFQSPNVVAMLPGANVAAKKPDQAVMYTAHYDHLGMVPGMAGDNIYNGAADNATGVGMLLEMARAWSTLKTSPPHSVIFASVAAEEQGLLGSEYLGQHPPVPPAQIALDINYDMILPVGTPLETSVNGAQRTTFYPTVQATAKRFHLAIVPDAHPEAGGYYRSDHFSLSRVGIPAFSVEQGELFEGHDRAWGEAKGKDFVDHDYHNFSDNYHADWDFAGNAELVRFGMELGWEAISAQKIIQWLPGDEFEAARKASQK; encoded by the coding sequence GTGAAGCATCTCCGTCTTTCTATTCTTACGTTGTTAGCCTTTTCTGCGATTGCGTCGGCGCAGGTCGTTCCTCCTGCGGTGAAGACGGCGGAAGCCTCGGTCGATCCGGAGAAGATTCGCGCGCACGTCAAATTTCTCGCTGACGATCTGCTGGAGGGCCGCGGCCCGGGCACGCGTGGCGGCGAGCTCGCCGCGCAATACATTGCGACGCAATTTGCACTGTATGGGCTGAAGCCAGCGGGCGACAACGGCACGTATCTGCAGCAGGTGAACTTTGTCGGCACTAAGACGCTGGGGGACAAGACGCACTTTTCGCTGGTGCCCGACAAGCCGAAGGATGGTGGCATGCATATCATGCTGCACAGCTATGACCTGAAGTATGGCGACGATTACACGGTGAACAATCGCAAGCTGACCGAAGTCGCCGATATCCATGCGCCTATTGTTTTTGTGGGATACGGTGTCATTGCGCCGGAGTTTGGCTGGAACGACTATGCGGGCATCGATGTGAAGGGCAAGGTGGTGCTGTGCATCGTCGGCGATCCGCCGTCGGACGATCCGAAGTTCTTCGGCGGCAAGGCGCTGACTTACTACGGACGCTGGACCTACAAGTTTGAAGAGGCTGCGCGGCAGGGAGCCATCGGCGCGCTCATCATCCACCGCACCGATCTCGCCAGCTATGGCTGGGAGGTGGTGAAGAATTCGAACACCAGCGAGAAGACTTACCTGCGCGACAACAAAGACCCGCAGCTGGAGGCGGCAAGCTGGATCACACTGGACACGGCGAAACAGCTTTTCCAGGCGGCGAATATGGATCTCGATGCGGAGATGACGGCTGCGGGGAAGAAGGGCTTCAAGGCAGTACCGCTGCCGGTCTCGCTTGATGCGCATATTGAGGCGAAGGTGCGCAGCTTCCAGTCACCGAATGTTGTGGCGATGTTGCCGGGTGCGAATGTTGCCGCGAAAAAGCCGGATCAGGCGGTGATGTACACCGCGCACTACGATCATCTCGGGATGGTTCCCGGGATGGCCGGTGACAATATCTATAACGGTGCGGCTGACAATGCGACCGGCGTCGGCATGTTGCTGGAGATGGCGCGTGCCTGGTCGACGTTGAAGACATCGCCGCCGCACTCGGTCATCTTCGCTTCGGTCGCGGCGGAGGAGCAGGGGCTGCTGGGCTCGGAGTATCTTGGCCAGCATCCACCGGTACCGCCTGCGCAGATCGCGCTTGACATCAACTACGACATGATTCTGCCTGTCGGCACGCCGCTCGAGACGAGCGTCAACGGAGCGCAGCGCACGACCTTCTACCCGACGGTGCAGGCAACGGCGAAGCGCTTTCATCTCGCCATCGTTCCCGACGCGCATCCTGAGGCCGGCGGCTACTATCGCTCGGATCACTTCTCGCTTTCGCGGGTCGGCATCCCGGCGTTTTCAGTCGAGCAGGGAGAATTGTTTGAAGGCCACGACCGCGCCTGGGGCGAGGCCAAGGGCAAGGACTTCGTCGACCACGACTACCATAACTTCTCTGACAACTATCATGCCGACTGGGACTTCGCTGGCAACGCGGAGCTGGTGCGCTTTGGCATGGAGCTGGGCTGGGAGGCGATCAGCGCGCAAAAGATCATTCAGTGGCTGCCAGGGGATGAGTTCGAGGCAGCACGGAAGGCATCGCAGAAGTAG
- a CDS encoding PEP-CTERM sorting domain-containing protein — protein sequence MHRRMSRLLILLCALAGSAFAHADSISTLPEYNGTARYPDPGPYQPPTVVGSFDILAGDTGITISGTFGNSLTPSSSGMNVYLGSLLVAQCVEFTTCYNNLIAPTAWSYSLTAGQIAALGTGIVDLTVVQTSQYWLRLGETTLTQLNPTAVTPEPASLLLLGTGVLGAIGAARRRAWK from the coding sequence ATGCATCGTCGCATGTCACGATTGCTTATCCTGCTCTGCGCGCTCGCTGGGTCTGCGTTTGCGCATGCCGATTCCATCAGCACCCTGCCGGAATACAACGGCACGGCACGCTATCCCGATCCCGGTCCATACCAGCCGCCGACCGTCGTCGGCAGCTTCGACATCCTGGCTGGAGACACGGGCATCACGATCTCCGGTACGTTCGGCAACTCGCTGACGCCCAGCTCGTCGGGAATGAATGTCTATCTCGGCTCGCTGCTGGTAGCGCAATGCGTCGAGTTCACGACCTGCTACAACAACCTGATCGCACCGACAGCGTGGAGCTACTCGCTGACCGCAGGGCAGATCGCCGCGCTCGGCACCGGCATCGTCGATCTCACCGTCGTGCAGACCTCGCAATACTGGCTGCGCCTGGGAGAGACAACGCTCACGCAACTGAATCCGACTGCAGTCACACCCGAGCCTGCTTCCTTGCTCCTGCTTGGCACCGGCGTGCTGGGAGCCATCGGAGCCGCGCGGCGCAGAGCATGGAAATAG